Below is a window of Rhodamnia argentea isolate NSW1041297 chromosome 11, ASM2092103v1, whole genome shotgun sequence DNA.
AACATTTTCGATAGGAATAATCCTGCATCTATCTATTGTGTATCATTGTCTGAGCAGGTAGGGGAAAGAGGCATCCAATTGTCGGGAGGGCAGAAGCAGAGAATAGCTATAGCGCGAGCAATCATTAAAGCACCCAGGATCCTCCTCCTAGATGAAGCAACGAGCGCGTTAGACTCAGAAtcagagaaaattgtccaagaaGCACTCGATCGAGCTTCCATTGGTCGCACAACGATCATCGTTGCTCACCGGCTATCAACTATACGACATGCCAATAATATTGCCGTCATTCGGAATGGGCAAGTGATAGAGACTGGCAATCCTGAAGAGCTAATCCAGAATGAAGACAGCCTTTACACCTCATTGGTCAATCTTCAGAAATCAGAGAAACAGAACCCGACAGATCAAGTTAAGAAACCTGAGAATCAAATCACATCTTCCATATTAAGTATGGATGGCAATAGTACTAGTGGCCACCCTAGCCTATCCAAGATGAGTCGCTCCAGCTCAGCGAAGTCCATTGCAGCAGTTGTTTCGGGTGATCAAACGATCCCGGTTCCATCTTTCCGAAGATTGATAGCGTTGAACACGTCGGAGTGGAAACAAGCGATCATGGCATGCATCAGTGCGTTCTTGTCCGGTGCAGTTCAACCAGTGTATTCTTTCGCTGTGGGCTCAATGATCtgggtttattttttgcaagacCAAGAGGAGATCAAAGCAAAGATAAGGATTTATGCATTCTGCTTTCTGGGTTTGGCCGTGTTCTCGCTCTTGGTCAACGTGAGCCAACATTACAATTTTGCTTTCATGGGGGAGCACTTGACCAAGAGGATCCGAGAGAAGATGCTCTCTAAAATCCTGACTTTCGAAGTTGGATGGTTTGATCGAGATCGGAACTCCAGCGGTTCTGTTTGCTCTAGACTCGCCAATGATGCCAATGTGGTAAATACTATTCCTTGCCGCACTTTTGCTCGTTCTAGTCCTCAATATCTTGGACATGCTTGATGGCTAATGCTGCTTCTGTTTCGACACTTCTGCGCAGGTGAGGTCTTTGGTCGGTGACCAAATGGCTCTTATCGTGCAGACATGCTCAGCCATAACAATTGCCTTCACCATTGGTCTGATCGTAGCGTGGAGACTCGCCCTTGTAGTAATATCTTCGCAACCCCTTACTATATTCTGCTTCTACATGAGGCGAATGCTACTAAAGACCATGTCTGAGAAGGCCATGAAGGCTCAAGACGATAGCAGCAAGCTCGCGGCGGACGCAGTCTCTAACCACCGCACTGTCACTTCCTTTTCTTCCCAAGAGCGCATCCTCAATATGCTCGAGAAAGCCCAGGAAGCCCCGGAACAAGAGAGCATCCGGCAGTCGTGGTATGCTGGTATCGGACTAGCCGCCTCGCAATTCTTCACAAAGTGCGCATGGGCTTTAGATTTCTGGTACGGAGGGAAGTTGATTTCACAAGGGCAAATCACCTCGAAAGAGCTCTTCGAGACGTTCATGGTCTTGATCAGCATAGGCCGAGTGATTGCAGATGCCGGAAGCATGACCACAGACCTTGCCAAGGGATCAGACACAGTTGGCTCCGTGTTCGCCATATTGGACCGGCAGACCAAAATTGAACCCGAAGACATGGCAAGTCACCAACCTGGACATATAACAGGCCGTGTAGAGTTTTGTAGGGTAGATTTCGCATACCCGGAAAGGCCGGATGTCATCATCTTAAAGGACTTCTCCTTCAAAATCGAAGCGGGGAAATCGACTGCATTAGTCGGGCAAAGCGGATCCGGAAAATCGACCCTCATTGGCTTGATAGAAAGATTGTACGATCCAATCAGAGGCATGGTAAAAATTGACGGACGAGATGTGAGGTCATACCACCTCAGGGCCTTAAGGAAACACATCGCATTGGTCAGTCAGGAACCTACTCTATTCGCTGGCACCATTGGAGAGAACATTGTCTACGGAATTTCGCACGAGATGAGTGAAATGGAAGTCATCGAGGCTGCCCGTGCTGCGAACGCTCATGACTTCATAGTGGCATTAAAGGACGGATATCACACATGGTACGGGGACAAGGGTGTCCAGCTCTCTGGAGGGCAAAAGCAGAGAGTCGCCATAGCGAGAGCCATACTTCGAAACCCGACAATATTGTTACTCGATGAGGCGACGAGCGCGCTCGACAGCCAGTCGGAGAAGGTGGTGCAGAACGCGCTGGAGCGCTTAATGGTCGGACGGACCTCAGTAGTGGTGGCACATAGGTTGAGTACCATACAAGCATGCGATGTGATTGCCGTGCTAGACAAAGGGAAGGTGGTGGAGAAGGGGAGCCACTCTTCCTTGTTGGCTATGGGTCCCGCCGGAGCTTACTACTCGCTTGTGAACCTCCAGAGCGCGCCTAGCGACTCAGAATGTATCGAGTAATGATGATAGTTCTTTTCTTTCCGGAGGATGCTTCATTTATAAGACACTGTTTTTCTCTTGCTCTACATGTTCAGTGTTGAAGATTTGCTGAGAATAACTTTGCTTTACTTTTTGTCCGTAAAGTTGTCAAAGGCAGGGATTAAGAAAAGAATCAACTAGGTAGGAGTCCAGCTTCCTTTTCAATTTCCTATAGGTTTGCCGATTTCTTCTGAACCAGATATACCAGAAACGGTTCCATCTCCATTGCAGTTCCAAAAGCACCAAGTGATGTTGGGTCTGGCCAGGAAAAGTCATTGCTGTTCATTTGTATCGTATTCAGCCGTTCCACAAGTCAGTTCTGTCTCCCCAGCGTCATCTCGGGACTAAAGGACTGGCACGACACCAAATGCCCCGGTTAGGGGCGTGCAACTCTCGGGCAGAGTCAGAAGCAGCCGCACCGCCATAGCCCGGGCCATACTGATGAACTCGAGTGCGTTGCTGCTGGACGAGGTGAGCAACGAGCGCGCTCGATGTTGGAGACGGGGAAATTGTTGGCCAAGGGTCCTGGCCGAGCTTTACAGCTCTCTAGCCACCTTCTGAATGGGTCCTGATAACAATGCTGCGTGACTACTTCAATGTTACTTCGCAAGTGTAGACCCTTCATGCCTGtatccttttcttctcttgatGTGACGCATCGTTTGGAGCCTAGATTCTACAAAAGCAAAACCCATGTTTActctttatttttcagtttCCTTACTGGTACTGTATGgtgattcataaattttaagtttactta
It encodes the following:
- the LOC115757490 gene encoding ABC transporter B family member 15-like, translated to MGNERQSNVVQEGEEKKKGRSSMGSIFMHADGVDKWLMGLGFIGAVADGFSTPLLLYVNSRLMNDIGSASSLDPATFHHRINKNALVLLYMACGLVFACFLEGYCWTRTGERQAHRMRARYLRAVLRQDVTYFDMNVMSTSEVVASVSSDSLVIQDTLSEKVPNFLVNVSLFVGSYIASFVMLWRLAIVAFPFALFLIIPGMIYGRTLIIIARKMREEYNKAGMIAEQAVASIRTVYAFVGESKTLSKFSKALEGSVKLGLRQGLAKGLAIGSNSIVFAIWSFLAYYGSRMVMYHGYKGGTVYAVGACITFGGMALGSALSNLKYFSEASSAGKHIAEVIKRVPAIDPENMEGNTIQNLEGSIEFRHVKFAYPSRPESIIFSDFYLAIPSGKTLALVGGSGSGKSTVICLLQRFYDPLGGQILLDGIAINNLQIKWLRSQMGLVSQEPTLFATSIKENILFGKEDAKMKEIIEAAKASNAHNFISQLPQGYDTQVGERGIQLSGGQKQRIAIARAIIKAPRILLLDEATSALDSESEKIVQEALDRASIGRTTIIVAHRLSTIRHANNIAVIRNGQVIETGNPEELIQNEDSLYTSLVNLQKSEKQNPTDQVKKPENQITSSILSMDGNSTSGHPSLSKMSRSSSAKSIAAVVSGDQTIPVPSFRRLIALNTSEWKQAIMACISAFLSGAVQPVYSFAVGSMIWVYFLQDQEEIKAKIRIYAFCFLGLAVFSLLVNVSQHYNFAFMGEHLTKRIREKMLSKILTFEVGWFDRDRNSSGSVCSRLANDANVVRSLVGDQMALIVQTCSAITIAFTIGLIVAWRLALVVISSQPLTIFCFYMRRMLLKTMSEKAMKAQDDSSKLAADAVSNHRTVTSFSSQERILNMLEKAQEAPEQESIRQSWYAGIGLAASQFFTKCAWALDFWYGGKLISQGQITSKELFETFMVLISIGRVIADAGSMTTDLAKGSDTVGSVFAILDRQTKIEPEDMASHQPGHITGRVEFCRVDFAYPERPDVIILKDFSFKIEAGKSTALVGQSGSGKSTLIGLIERLYDPIRGMVKIDGRDVRSYHLRALRKHIALVSQEPTLFAGTIGENIVYGISHEMSEMEVIEAARAANAHDFIVALKDGYHTWYGDKGVQLSGGQKQRVAIARAILRNPTILLLDEATSALDSQSEKVVQNALERLMVGRTSVVVAHRLSTIQACDVIAVLDKGKVVEKGSHSSLLAMGPAGAYYSLVNLQSAPSDSECIE